The following are encoded in a window of Elusimicrobiota bacterium genomic DNA:
- a CDS encoding fumarate reductase/succinate dehydrogenase flavoprotein subunit, protein MKLESKVPTGPIEKSWDKHRFELKLVNPANKRKFKILVVGTGLAGASAAASCAELGYQVEVFCVQDSPRRAHSIAAQGGINAAKNYPNDGDSVWRLFYDTIKGGDFRAREANVYRLAQVSNSIIDQCVAQGVPFAREYGGTLSNRSFGGAQVSRTFYARGQTGQQLLLGAYSALMRQVGAGAVKMHTRSEMLDLVVVDGAARGIITRDLATGKVERHAGDAVLLCTGGYGNVFYLSTNANSCNVTATWRAYKRGAAFANPCYTQIHPTCVPVTGEYQSKLTLMSESLRNDGRVWVPLKKGDDRKPQDIPEAERDYYLERKYPAFGNLVPRDIASRAAKQMTDDGRGVGKTGLSVYLDFADAIKRIGLDKVKEKYGNLFDMYHHITDEDPYQQPMRIYPAVHYTMGGLWVDYNLMTTVPGLFCLGEANFSDHGANRLGASALMQGLADGYFVLPYTIGGYLTGNKLPKVTTDHKAFTEAEGSVNARTKALLGANGKKAPSVLHRELGHVMWNNVGMGRNAKGLKEALSRIPEIRAEFWKNVSVVGSGEDFNQTLERAGRVADFLEFGELLAKDALVREESCGGHFREEHQTPDGEAKRDDEKFAHVAAWEYKGEGQEPARHTEPLTFENVHIAQRNYA, encoded by the coding sequence GTGAAGCTCGAATCCAAGGTTCCGACGGGCCCGATCGAAAAGTCGTGGGATAAGCACCGCTTCGAGCTGAAGCTGGTCAATCCGGCCAACAAGCGCAAGTTCAAGATCCTCGTCGTCGGCACCGGCCTCGCCGGCGCCTCCGCCGCGGCGTCCTGCGCGGAGCTCGGCTACCAGGTCGAGGTGTTCTGCGTGCAGGACTCCCCGCGCCGCGCCCACTCGATCGCCGCCCAGGGCGGGATCAATGCCGCGAAGAATTATCCCAACGACGGCGACTCGGTGTGGCGCCTGTTCTACGACACGATCAAGGGCGGAGACTTCCGCGCCCGCGAGGCCAACGTGTACCGCCTCGCCCAGGTGTCGAACAGCATCATCGACCAGTGCGTGGCCCAGGGCGTGCCCTTCGCCCGCGAGTACGGCGGGACGCTGTCGAACCGCTCGTTCGGCGGGGCGCAGGTCAGCCGCACCTTCTACGCGCGCGGCCAGACGGGCCAGCAGCTCCTGCTCGGCGCGTACTCCGCGCTGATGCGCCAGGTCGGCGCCGGCGCGGTCAAGATGCACACCCGCAGCGAGATGCTCGACCTCGTCGTCGTCGACGGCGCGGCGCGCGGCATCATCACGCGCGACCTCGCGACCGGGAAGGTCGAACGGCACGCCGGCGACGCGGTGCTCCTGTGCACCGGCGGCTACGGCAACGTGTTCTACCTCTCGACCAACGCGAACTCCTGCAACGTCACCGCGACGTGGCGGGCGTACAAGCGCGGCGCGGCGTTCGCCAACCCGTGCTACACGCAGATCCACCCGACCTGCGTGCCCGTCACCGGCGAGTACCAGTCCAAGCTGACCCTCATGTCCGAGTCGCTCCGCAACGACGGCCGGGTGTGGGTCCCGCTGAAGAAGGGCGACGACCGCAAGCCGCAGGACATCCCCGAGGCGGAGCGCGACTACTACCTGGAGCGCAAGTACCCCGCTTTCGGCAACCTCGTCCCGCGCGACATCGCGTCGCGCGCGGCCAAGCAGATGACCGACGACGGCCGCGGCGTGGGCAAGACCGGCCTGTCGGTGTACCTCGACTTCGCCGACGCGATCAAGCGCATCGGCCTCGACAAGGTGAAGGAGAAGTACGGGAACCTCTTCGACATGTACCACCACATCACCGACGAGGACCCTTACCAGCAGCCGATGCGCATCTACCCCGCGGTGCACTACACCATGGGCGGCCTGTGGGTGGACTACAACCTGATGACCACGGTCCCCGGGCTTTTCTGCCTGGGCGAGGCCAACTTCTCCGACCACGGGGCCAACCGCCTCGGCGCCTCGGCGCTGATGCAAGGCCTCGCGGACGGCTACTTCGTCCTGCCCTACACGATCGGGGGCTACCTGACGGGCAACAAGCTCCCCAAGGTGACGACGGACCACAAGGCGTTCACGGAGGCCGAGGGCAGCGTCAACGCCCGCACCAAGGCCCTGCTCGGCGCCAACGGCAAGAAGGCGCCCTCGGTCCTGCACCGCGAGCTCGGCCACGTCATGTGGAACAACGTCGGCATGGGCCGCAACGCGAAGGGTTTGAAGGAAGCGCTGTCCCGCATACCCGAGATCCGGGCCGAGTTCTGGAAGAACGTGTCCGTCGTCGGCTCCGGCGAGGACTTCAACCAGACGCTCGAGCGCGCCGGCCGCGTGGCCGACTTCCTCGAGTTCGGCGAGCTGCTGGCCAAGGACGCCCTCGTGCGCGAGGAGTCGTGCGGCGGGCATTTCCGGGAAGAGCACCAGACTCCGGACGGCGAGGCGAAGCGCGACGACGAGAAGTTCGCGCACGTCGCCGCCTGGGAGTACAAGGGCGAGGGCCAGGAGCCCGCGCGGCACACCGAGCCCCTGACGTTCGAGAACGTCCACATCGCGCAGAGGAACTACGCCTAA
- a CDS encoding SPFH domain-containing protein gives MGFLLGAAFGFVAWFLLNYLVAGLYTVDQNERAVKTSFGRAQRLEGVKTLDDPELKATLNADEQQRYNYPQLRVIPPGGPYFKWPWERVYKVSIATESINIAADPETPGANKGGTILEAITMDQLNTGLTGQIRYRVSERNLYAYLFGIKSPIVHVMGYFVSVLREKIATFEAPKLEGVALTQATGLSELSGVSINDIRKNLRALNDAMDADCKSSTSRYGIILDASLITGIDPPAEVESALAAINTAHNHVSSEISLAQASADQKIVQSKRAVELETLNAQAEVEPLLALAKQLGDLKAIGGAGSLIAYLRNVRLGVFGRTRQIVLENRQHWEGR, from the coding sequence ATGGGCTTTCTACTCGGCGCGGCGTTCGGTTTCGTGGCGTGGTTCCTGCTCAACTATCTCGTGGCCGGCCTTTACACGGTCGACCAGAACGAGCGCGCGGTCAAGACGAGCTTCGGCCGCGCCCAGCGGCTCGAGGGGGTCAAGACCTTGGACGACCCCGAGCTCAAGGCCACGCTCAACGCCGACGAGCAGCAGCGCTACAACTACCCCCAGCTCCGCGTGATCCCGCCCGGCGGCCCCTACTTCAAGTGGCCCTGGGAGCGGGTGTACAAGGTCTCGATCGCCACCGAGAGCATCAACATCGCCGCCGACCCCGAGACGCCCGGCGCCAACAAGGGCGGCACCATCCTGGAAGCCATCACGATGGACCAGCTCAACACCGGCCTGACCGGCCAGATCCGCTACCGCGTCTCCGAGCGCAACCTATACGCCTACCTGTTCGGCATCAAGAGCCCGATCGTGCACGTGATGGGCTACTTCGTGTCGGTCCTGCGCGAGAAGATCGCGACCTTCGAGGCGCCGAAGCTCGAGGGCGTCGCCCTGACGCAGGCCACGGGCTTGAGCGAGCTCAGCGGCGTCTCCATCAACGACATCCGCAAGAACCTGCGGGCCCTCAACGACGCGATGGACGCGGACTGCAAGTCATCGACCTCCCGCTACGGGATCATCCTCGACGCGTCGCTGATCACCGGCATCGACCCGCCCGCCGAGGTCGAGTCGGCCCTGGCCGCCATCAACACGGCGCACAACCACGTCTCCTCCGAGATCAGCCTGGCTCAGGCCTCCGCCGACCAGAAGATCGTGCAGTCCAAGCGCGCCGTCGAGCTCGAGACGCTCAACGCCCAGGCCGAGGTCGAGCCCCTGCTCGCGCTCGCCAAGCAGCTCGGCGACCTCAAGGCCATCGGCGGGGCCGGCTCGCTGATCGCCTACCTGCGCAACGTCCGCCTCGGCGTCTTCGGGCGCACGAGGCAGATCGTCCTCGAGAACCGCCAGCACTGGGAGGGCCGCTAA
- a CDS encoding OmpA family protein, producing the protein MKKLLVAAAVALLCACKSGPPTIFVNDDDRKAYGHDDEEERRAREELADIQRKVETGTLPKIQFEFDKDEITPESDPTLILVAKLLLKNPRLKVICLAHTDSVGTSEYNLDLSERRARSVKEFLVKEGVPPPSVRFKGMGYSRPLADNSTDEGRAKNRRVEFRVTYRDWDTVY; encoded by the coding sequence GTGAAGAAACTACTCGTCGCCGCCGCCGTCGCGCTGCTCTGCGCGTGCAAGTCCGGGCCTCCCACGATCTTCGTCAACGACGACGACCGCAAGGCCTACGGCCACGACGACGAGGAGGAGCGCCGCGCCCGCGAGGAACTGGCCGACATCCAGCGCAAGGTCGAGACGGGCACCTTGCCCAAGATCCAGTTCGAGTTCGACAAGGACGAGATCACGCCCGAGTCCGACCCGACCTTGATCCTCGTCGCCAAGCTGCTGCTCAAGAACCCCCGCCTGAAGGTCATCTGCCTGGCCCATACCGACAGCGTCGGGACCTCCGAGTACAACCTCGACCTCAGCGAGCGCCGCGCGCGCTCCGTGAAGGAATTCCTCGTCAAAGAAGGCGTGCCCCCGCCCTCGGTACGCTTCAAGGGCATGGGCTACTCGCGCCCGCTCGCCGATAACTCGACCGACGAAGGCCGGGCCAAGAACCGCCGCGTCGAGTTCCGCGTGACCTACCGCGACTGGGACACCGTTTACTAG
- a CDS encoding cupin domain-containing protein — translation MPKVLERAAVKSLEKPDEIRGFDKGRLELVNVAGRTVGRAVFQPGWKWSSHVKPIAKTKSCEAPHFGYQVSGQMKIVMDDGTEFVVKAGDVMNIPPGHDAWVLGDEPVVVVDFQGFVDYAKKKK, via the coding sequence ATGCCGAAGGTATTAGAGAGAGCGGCGGTGAAGAGCCTCGAGAAGCCGGACGAGATCCGGGGGTTCGACAAGGGGAGGCTCGAGCTGGTGAACGTCGCGGGCCGCACCGTCGGGCGCGCCGTCTTCCAGCCCGGCTGGAAATGGTCGTCGCACGTGAAGCCGATCGCCAAAACGAAGAGCTGCGAGGCGCCGCATTTCGGCTATCAGGTCTCGGGGCAGATGAAGATCGTCATGGACGACGGGACCGAGTTCGTCGTGAAGGCCGGCGACGTCATGAACATCCCGCCGGGCCACGACGCCTGGGTCCTCGGCGACGAGCCGGTGGTCGTCGTGGACTTCCAGGGCTTCGTCGATTACGCCAAGAAGAAGAAGTAA
- a CDS encoding SPFH/Band 7/PHB domain protein, with the protein MITSPFFLAAAVTFFGLWIAVPVLLGILRLLGFYAIVHEGTSKVFVLFGNVLETITEPGIHFLWLKMGPAALIVNWIGTCYTLDMRMDQVYRRSEPVNSEEGAPIGIGIWYEMYVSDPVAFLFKNADPRGSLAANVSNATVRSLSNMKLAAMLGNRHQMSQVVREEVSPKSHEWGYKLGSVYIRKIHLRDPRMIKQIEEKVVNRLRQVTAAIKQDGENQVNIIASTASRQAAIAFAEAAALRPKIVGQALKTISSAPDILQAMFEILEVQRVLESGAEITMVPPGSDMLSQLIAARGKPAAPPA; encoded by the coding sequence ATGATCACCAGCCCGTTCTTCCTCGCCGCCGCCGTGACCTTCTTCGGGCTCTGGATCGCCGTGCCGGTCCTGCTCGGCATCCTGCGCCTGCTCGGCTTCTACGCGATCGTCCACGAGGGCACGTCGAAGGTCTTCGTCCTGTTCGGCAACGTCCTCGAGACGATCACCGAGCCCGGCATCCACTTCCTGTGGCTCAAGATGGGCCCGGCCGCGCTCATCGTCAACTGGATCGGCACCTGCTACACGCTCGACATGCGCATGGACCAGGTCTACCGCCGCAGCGAGCCCGTCAACTCCGAGGAAGGGGCGCCCATCGGCATCGGCATCTGGTACGAGATGTACGTCTCCGATCCCGTCGCCTTCCTGTTCAAGAACGCGGACCCGCGCGGCTCGCTCGCGGCCAACGTGAGCAACGCGACGGTGCGCTCCCTCTCGAACATGAAGCTCGCCGCCATGCTCGGCAACCGCCACCAGATGAGCCAGGTCGTGCGCGAGGAGGTCTCCCCGAAGAGCCACGAGTGGGGCTACAAGCTCGGCTCGGTCTACATCCGCAAGATCCACCTGCGCGACCCGCGCATGATCAAGCAGATCGAGGAGAAGGTCGTGAACCGCCTGCGCCAAGTCACCGCCGCCATCAAGCAGGACGGCGAGAACCAGGTGAACATCATCGCGAGCACGGCCTCGCGCCAGGCCGCCATCGCCTTCGCCGAGGCCGCGGCCCTGCGCCCGAAGATCGTCGGCCAGGCCCTCAAGACGATCTCCTCGGCGCCCGACATCCTGCAGGCCATGTTCGAGATCCTCGAGGTCCAGCGCGTCCTCGAGAGCGGGGCGGAGATCACCATGGTCCCCCCCGGCTCCGACATGCTGTCTCAACTCATCGCCGCCCGCGGCAAGCCGGCGGCGCCGCCCGCCTGA
- a CDS encoding DUF2203 domain-containing protein, with protein sequence MKYFTPEEADALIPELERIFSAVAGLAATAELKAASLRKRQLSGDADEAGSAIERSQLQFLASGINDWMQKIVELGALPKGVEPALVDFPSKVDGREAYLCWKLGEKKVSHYHPVNEGFSTRKPLPKRRA encoded by the coding sequence GTGAAGTACTTCACGCCCGAGGAGGCCGACGCCCTCATCCCTGAGTTGGAGAGGATATTCTCGGCCGTGGCCGGCCTCGCCGCCACGGCCGAGCTGAAGGCCGCGAGCCTGCGCAAGCGCCAGCTGAGCGGCGACGCCGACGAGGCCGGATCGGCCATCGAGCGGTCCCAACTCCAGTTCCTCGCCTCGGGCATCAACGACTGGATGCAGAAGATCGTGGAGCTCGGCGCCCTGCCCAAGGGCGTGGAGCCGGCCCTCGTGGACTTCCCCTCGAAGGTCGACGGGCGCGAGGCCTACCTGTGCTGGAAGCTCGGCGAGAAGAAGGTCTCGCACTACCACCCGGTCAACGAAGGGTTCTCCACGCGCAAGCCGCTCCCCAAGCGCCGCGCCTAG
- a CDS encoding serine/threonine protein kinase produces MTRALAVAMLLIALAAPARAQRPPVERTDAAARELAADVKASPTTPDNIKERMDRLMHFAMASGRPQRYLSREKAHAVQKVAVAGRFRDAAKMVDQLYLEAAAASEREPEPPEPPMDQPFGERPIVGPGHDTPVMLSQLPQARPIESAPAAAAPPALLAAPAEPLPAVETPAPEARPRPRRLLLLGSALFALAGALIAFAAWKARPKAESAEPRQSLTDKYALGPLITAGGMGEVYEGQDLTLGRKVALKRMLPDLKLDAALRMQFLNEAKTVARLTHPYIVQIHDCMENGEDVYLVFEFVKGRTLAQVLTEKPRLPLKECLKIFSYVCPAIEHAHKNHVLHRDLKPANIMIDDNGIARVMDFGIALESTRTAASVGPGHLDASGTLRYMPPEQHYGKSVRASDVYAMGVCLYEMTTGTLPFAAGGVEELIEQKRARRFPAPSYLVPGLPRELDLFVTSVLAPDPQQRMGSALEFLELLEGVAAA; encoded by the coding sequence ATGACCCGCGCTCTCGCCGTCGCGATGCTTCTCATCGCGCTCGCCGCCCCGGCGCGCGCCCAGCGCCCCCCGGTCGAGCGCACCGACGCCGCCGCGCGGGAACTCGCCGCCGACGTGAAGGCCTCCCCGACGACGCCGGACAACATAAAGGAACGCATGGACCGGCTCATGCATTTCGCGATGGCCAGCGGCCGGCCCCAGCGCTATCTGAGCAGGGAGAAGGCCCATGCCGTCCAGAAGGTCGCCGTCGCGGGCCGGTTCCGGGACGCCGCGAAGATGGTCGATCAGCTTTATCTCGAAGCCGCTGCGGCGAGCGAGCGCGAGCCGGAGCCGCCTGAGCCGCCGATGGACCAGCCGTTCGGCGAGCGCCCGATCGTGGGCCCTGGCCACGACACCCCGGTCATGCTCTCCCAGCTGCCCCAGGCCCGCCCCATCGAGTCGGCGCCGGCCGCGGCCGCCCCGCCCGCGCTGCTGGCCGCCCCCGCCGAGCCGCTCCCGGCCGTCGAGACCCCCGCGCCGGAGGCGAGGCCGCGCCCCCGCCGCCTCCTCCTGCTCGGGTCTGCGCTGTTCGCGCTCGCGGGCGCGCTGATCGCCTTCGCGGCCTGGAAGGCCCGCCCCAAGGCGGAGAGCGCCGAGCCGAGGCAGTCGCTGACCGACAAGTACGCCCTCGGCCCCCTGATCACCGCCGGCGGCATGGGCGAGGTCTACGAGGGACAGGACCTCACCTTGGGACGGAAGGTGGCGCTGAAGAGGATGCTGCCGGACCTGAAGCTCGACGCCGCCCTGCGCATGCAGTTCCTCAACGAGGCGAAGACCGTCGCGAGGCTCACCCACCCCTACATCGTCCAGATCCACGACTGCATGGAGAACGGCGAGGACGTCTACCTCGTCTTCGAGTTCGTCAAAGGCCGGACTTTGGCCCAGGTCCTGACCGAGAAGCCGCGCCTGCCCCTCAAGGAATGCTTGAAGATCTTCTCCTACGTCTGCCCGGCCATCGAGCACGCGCACAAGAACCACGTCCTTCACCGCGACCTCAAGCCCGCCAACATCATGATCGACGACAACGGCATCGCGCGCGTCATGGATTTCGGCATCGCGCTGGAGTCCACGCGCACGGCCGCGAGCGTCGGGCCCGGCCACCTCGACGCCTCGGGGACCCTGCGCTACATGCCGCCGGAGCAGCACTACGGCAAGAGCGTACGCGCCTCGGACGTCTACGCGATGGGCGTCTGCCTCTACGAGATGACGACCGGGACTTTGCCCTTCGCCGCGGGCGGCGTCGAGGAGCTCATCGAGCAGAAGCGCGCCCGCCGCTTCCCGGCGCCGAGCTACTTGGTCCCGGGCCTTCCCCGGGAGCTCGACCTCTTCGTGACCTCGGTCCTGGCCCCGGACCCGCAGCAGCGGATGGGCAGCGCGCTGGAGTTCCTCGAGCTCCTCGAGGGGGTCGCCGCCGCGTGA
- a CDS encoding helix-turn-helix domain-containing protein, with translation MREAIAHGEAAPAAFASWPLPEFLRRLRIRFGLKRKELAAKAGVSASLIGRAEKGADVRLSTLRKIYAAVGCRLLCMPAGGLYDMDWTSAHLDNEWFDENRKTERYLARSEHLHELFRRRFIREMNENASSASAQDLK, from the coding sequence GTGAGAGAGGCCATCGCGCACGGCGAAGCCGCGCCCGCCGCGTTCGCCTCCTGGCCCTTGCCCGAGTTCCTGCGGCGCCTGCGCATCCGTTTCGGCCTCAAACGAAAGGAGCTCGCCGCGAAGGCGGGGGTTTCGGCCTCCCTGATCGGCCGGGCGGAGAAGGGCGCGGACGTCCGCCTCAGCACCTTGCGCAAGATCTACGCCGCGGTCGGCTGCCGCCTGTTGTGCATGCCCGCCGGGGGGCTTTACGACATGGACTGGACCAGCGCGCATCTCGACAACGAGTGGTTCGACGAGAACCGTAAGACCGAACGCTACCTCGCGCGGTCTGAGCATCTGCACGAGCTCTTTCGCCGGCGATTCATCCGCGAAATGAACGAAAACGCCAGTTCAGCATCGGCGCAGGACCTGAAATGA
- a CDS encoding peptide chain release factor-like protein has protein sequence MLLNEDFGVTQAKLEDLKARILRLKIDLRLVEESFSRGGGKGGQKVNKTSNRVQLCYPPHDIRVACQRERKRSLNRFLALRELVDRIEMKTSPETSARLHEMERLRRRKARARARSAEKHAA, from the coding sequence GTGCTCTTAAACGAGGATTTCGGGGTCACGCAGGCCAAACTCGAAGACCTTAAGGCTCGTATTCTTCGTCTAAAGATCGACCTCCGCCTCGTCGAGGAGTCGTTCTCGCGCGGCGGAGGCAAGGGCGGTCAGAAGGTCAACAAGACCTCCAACCGGGTCCAGCTGTGCTATCCTCCGCACGATATCCGCGTGGCCTGCCAGCGCGAGCGAAAGCGCAGCCTCAACCGCTTCCTCGCCCTGCGCGAGCTCGTGGACCGGATCGAGATGAAGACCTCCCCCGAGACCTCCGCGCGCCTGCACGAGATGGAGCGCCTGCGCCGCCGCAAGGCCCGCGCCCGCGCGCGCTCGGCGGAGAAGCACGCCGCATGA
- a CDS encoding succinate dehydrogenase/fumarate reductase iron-sulfur subunit has protein sequence MNITLKVWRQKNASEPGALVQYDVKGIVPEMSFLEMLDTLNEQLLAKGEDPLAFDSDCREGICGMCDLIIDGQAHGPDKGATTCQLHMRRYKDGDVVTVEPFRSKAFPIVKDLVVDRSAFDRIQAAGGFVSINTGNAVDGNNILIPHDKAEKAMDAAACIGCGACVAACPNASAMLFVAAKVSQYALLPQGQPEREKRVLAMREAMDAEGFGHCTNEYECEAACPKEIKISNIARLNREFLRATLVSE, from the coding sequence ATGAACATCACTCTGAAGGTCTGGCGCCAGAAGAACGCCTCCGAGCCCGGCGCGCTCGTCCAGTACGACGTCAAGGGGATCGTCCCCGAGATGTCCTTCCTCGAGATGCTCGACACCCTCAACGAGCAGCTGCTGGCCAAGGGCGAGGACCCCCTCGCCTTCGACAGCGACTGCCGCGAGGGCATCTGCGGCATGTGCGACCTCATCATCGACGGCCAGGCGCACGGGCCCGACAAGGGTGCCACGACCTGCCAGCTCCACATGCGCAGATATAAGGACGGCGACGTCGTCACGGTGGAGCCCTTCCGCTCGAAGGCCTTCCCCATCGTCAAGGACCTCGTCGTCGACCGCTCCGCCTTCGACCGCATCCAGGCCGCCGGCGGCTTCGTCTCCATCAACACCGGCAACGCGGTGGACGGGAACAACATCCTGATCCCGCACGACAAGGCCGAGAAGGCCATGGACGCCGCCGCCTGCATCGGCTGCGGAGCATGCGTGGCCGCCTGCCCGAACGCCTCGGCGATGCTGTTCGTCGCGGCCAAGGTCAGCCAGTACGCGCTGCTGCCCCAGGGCCAGCCCGAGCGCGAGAAGCGCGTGCTCGCGATGCGCGAGGCGATGGACGCCGAGGGCTTCGGCCACTGCACGAACGAGTACGAGTGCGAGGCCGCCTGCCCGAAGGAGATCAAGATCAGCAATATCGCGCGGCTGAACCGAGAGTTCCTGCGCGCGACATTGGTTTCCGAATAA